The nucleotide window GGATCGCCATCAGCTAAGCCTCGAACTTGTACCCCAGCCCGCGCACCGTGACCAGGTAGCGCGGGTTGGCCGGGTCGGGCTCCAGCTTGGCGCGCAGCCGCTTGACGTGGACGTCGAGGGTCTTGGTGTCCCCGACGTAGTCCGCGCCCCAGACCCGGTCGATGAGCTGGCCGCGGGTGAGCACCCGGCCGGCGTTGCGCAGCAGCAGCTCGAGCAGGTCGAACTCCTTCAGCGGCAGCGAGACCGGCGCCCCGTCGACGGCGACCACGTGCCGGTCGACGTCCAGGCGGACCGGGCCGGCGGCCAGGGTGGCCTCGGTCGAGACCTCGGCCTCGGCACCGCGCCGCAGCACGGCCCGCATGCGGGCGACCAGCTCACGGGCGGAGTAGGGCTTGGTGACGTAGTCGTCGGCGCCGAGCTCCAGCCCGACGACCTTGTCGATCTCGGTGTCCTTGGCCGTGAGCATGATGATCGGCACCGAGCTCTTGGCCCGCAGCGAGCGGCAGACCTCGGTGCCGGACAGACCCGGCAGCATGAGGTCCAGCAGCACGATGTCGGCTCCGGCCCGATCGAACTCGACGAGCGCGTCCGTGCCGGTCGCGGCCACGACGGTGTCGTAGCCCTCCCGTCGCAGCATGTAGGACAGCGCATCGGAGAAGGACTCCTCGTCCTCCACCACGAGCACTCGGGTCATTGCCGTCCTCTCGTCCCGGCCCCAGCGGGGCCGTGGTCTGTGTTGTCCGGGGCGTCGATCCCCCGGGTGGGGTGGAGCGGGGGCACCGGGGGCCGCTCGGGCGCGGCGTCGTCGTGCGGCTCCTCGATGCCGGCGGCGAGCGGGATCCGCAGGGTGAAGGTCGACCCGAGGCCCTCCTCGCTCCACACCGTCACCGAGCCGCCGTGGTTGCTGGCCACGTGCTTGACGATCGCCAGCCCGAGCCCGGTGCCGCCGGTGGCGCTGGCCCGGGACTGGTCGACCCGGTAGAAGCGCTCGAACACGCGAGAGCGGTCCGAGCGCGGGATGCCGATGCCGGAGTCGGTGACGGCGATCTCGGCGAAGCCGGACCGGGCGCGGGCGCCGACGGCGATGGTGGTGCCGGGCGGGCTGTAGGCGACGGCGTTGGCCAGCAGGTTGGTCAGCGCGGTGGCCAGCTGGGCCTCCGCACCGCGGACGACGAGGCCGGGCTGGGCGGCGACGGCGAGCTGGATGTCCTTGGCCGCGGCGGCCGCGCGGGTCCGGTCGACGGCCTCGGCCACGACCGTGCCGACCGCGACGGGCACCAGCTCGGGCAGCGGCTCGGCGCCCTGCAGCCGGGAGAGGTCGATGAGCTCGCGCACGAGCCGGGCGAGCCGGTCGGCCTCGTGCTGCATGCGGGCGGCGAAGCGCTGCACCGTCTCGGGGTCGTCGGCCGCGCCCTGGACCGCCTCGGCCAGCAGGGCGAGCGCGCCGACCGGCGTCTTCAGCTCGTGCCCGACGTTGGCGACGAAGTCGCGGCGGACCGCCTCGACGCGGCGGGCCTCGGTGACGTCCTGCAGCACGAGGGCCACCGGGCCGGGCTGCACGACCGGTCCGGTGCCCAGCCGGATGCCGTGCACGCCGACCATCCGCGGTCCGGTGCCCACGAGGTCACCGGGCAGGGCGACGTCGGCCCGGCGGCTGCCGCTGACCTGCACGTCGCGGGCCACGTCGACCAGCCCGGGCACCAGCACCCGGTCGCCGCGCAGGATGCCGAGCGCGCGGGCGGAGGGGTTGGCCACCAGCACCGCGTCGTCGGCGCCCAGCACCATGACGGCAGGGTCCATCAGGTCGACGAGCCGGCGGCTGAGCGCGCCCTCCTCGTCGGCCCGCAGCTCGGTGCGGTCGGCCTCCCGGGGGGTGCTCTGACCACTGCGGCGCGCCTCCCGCCGCTGCCGGGCGCGCGGGGACGCCACGACCACTGCCACCGCCGAGGCGAGCAGCAGGCCGAACACGACGCCCACCAGCAGGGCGACCAACGGGTCCACGGGGCCGATGCTAGACACGCGGGGCACCCCCGACGGCCGCGCAGGTGATCATCACCCGGTCGGGGCTGCACTGTTCACCGGCCCGAACCTGCGCGTTCACCTGGCAGTCCCCTGTGCTCCGCGCAGGGGTATCTACGCTCGTACCACGCGTGTCGCGTGCGTCGAGCAGTGGAGCCGACGTGCCGCCGGGGTCCCAGGGGTCCCGGGCACGGCCCTGGGCGCTGCGACGGACTTGGAGAGGTCATGCTGCGGGAGAGCTACCGCGAGGAACTGGACGACATCAACGCCTGCCTGGTGGAGATGGCCAACTCGGTCGGCTCGGCGATGAGCACGGCCACCACGGCACTGCTGGACGCCGACGTGGCGCTGGCCGACCTGGTGATCGCCGGCGACGAGCGGATCGACGCCGTCCGGGAGAGCATCGAGGAGCGCTGCTTCACCCTGCTGGCCCGCCAGCAGCCGGTGGCCACCGACCTGCGCGCCATCACCACCGCGATGCGGATCGTGGCCGACCTGGAGCGGATGGGCGACCTCGCCGAGCACATCGCGAAGGTGGCCCGGATGCGCTTCCCGGAGCACGCGGTGCCGCAGGAGGTGCGGCCGATCTTCCTGGAGGCCGGGCACGTCGCGGAGAGCCTGGTCGCCAAGGCCGGCACGGTCATCGCCAAGCGGGACGTCGAGGCGGCCATCGAGCTCGAGGCCGAGGACGACGTGATGGACCAGTTGCACAAGTCGATGTTCCGCGAGCTGCTGAGCGAGGAGTGGCCGCACGGCATCGAGGCCGCGATCGACGTGACGCTGCTGGGCCGCTACTACGAGCGGTTCGCCGACCACGCGGTGAGCGTCGCCCGCCGGGTGGTCTACCTGGTCACCGGCGAGCGCCCGCTGAGCACCCCCGCCGAGACCCACTGACGACGGGCCCCGCTGCCTGCCGGCACCGGGGCCGATGACGACGAGGGCCCCACCCGCTGCTGCGGCTGGGGCCCTCGCTCACTTCTCGTCCCTACTTCTTGCCCTGGTTCTTGACGGCCTCGATGGCGGCGGCCGCGGCGTCCGGGTCGAGGTACTGCCCGCCGGGCGTGGTGGGGCGCAGGTCGTCGTCCAGGTCGTAGCGCAGCGGGACGCCGGTCGGGATGTTCAGCCCGACGACCTCCGCGTCGCCCATGCCGTCGAGGTGCTTGACCAGCGCCCGCAGGCTGTTGCCGTGCGCGGTGACCAGGACGGTCTTCCCCGCGCGCAGGTCCGGCACGATCGCGTCGTACCAGTACGGCAGCATCCGGACGACGACGTCGGCCAGGCACTCGGTGGCCGGCCGCACCTCCGGGGGCAGGGCGGCGTAGCGCGGGTCGGCGTCCTGGCTGAACTCGCTGCCGGCCTCGATGGGCGGCGGCGGGGTGTCGTAGCTGCGGCGCCAGGTCATGAACTGCTCCTCGCCGTACTCGGCGAGGGTGGCGGCCTTGTCCTTGCCCTGCAGGGCGCCGTAGTGCCGCTCGTTGAGCCGCCAGGAGCGGCGCACCGGGACCCACTGCCGGTCGGCCGCGGCCAGCGCCAGCTCGGCGGTGGTGATGGCGCGCCTGAGCAGCGAGGTGTGCAGCACGTCGGGCAGCAGGCCCTGCTCGGCGAGGAGCCGGCCGCCGCGGGCGGCCTCGGCGCGCCCCTTCTCCGACAGCTCGACGTCCACCCAGCCGGTGAACAGGTTGGCCTTGTTCCACTCGCTCTCGCCGTGGCGGAGCAGGATGAGGGTCCCAGAGGAGGTCACGCCGCCATCCTGCCCGACCCGGCCGGGACCCTGCCGGGACGGCCCCCGCGGTCAGGCCATCGCCACCACGTCGCGGTCCCGTCCGGCGTGCGCCGGCGCCCGGGTGGCCAGGACCGCGGCGGCGACCAGCTCGCCGGCGCGGTGCAGCTGCTCCTCGGTGTGGGTGGCCATCACCGCCAGCCGCAGCACCCCCTTGCCCCGCGGCACCGCCGGGTGCACGACCGCGTTCGTGTAGACCCCGGCGTCGTGGGCGGCGGCCCAGGCGGCCCGGGTGACCTCGTCCTCCCCCGTCGGGACGGCGATCACCGCACCCCGACCGGGCAGCGGTGCGGCACCGCACTCGGTGAGCACCCGGCGCAGCAGGTCGCCGTTGTCCCGCAGCCGCTGCATCCGCTCGGGCTCCCGGCGCAGCACCCGCAGCGAGGCGAGCGCGGCGGCGACCGCGGCGGGGTCGTTGGCGGCGCTGAACACGTAGGGCATCGCCGAGCAGCGGATGCCCTCGGCCACGGCACGCGAGGTCATCACCGCACCACCGACGCTGGCCAGCGACTTGCTGAAGGCGACGGTCACCGCGTCGACCCGGTCGAGCACCCCGGCGGCCTCGGCGGCCCCGCGACCGTGCTCACCCAGCACGCCCAGGCCGTGCGCCTCGTCGACGACCAGCCGGGCGCCGAAGCGCCGGCACAGCCCGGCGATGGCGGCCAGCGGGGCGGACTCCCCGCTCATCGAGTAGACGCCGTCGACGACCACCACCGCGCCGGCCTCCGGGTCCAGCGCGGACAGCCGCCGCTCCAGCGACGCCGCCGAGTTGTGGGTGAAGCGCGCCACGGTGCCCCGGCTGGCGGCGGCCGCGGCGTGCAGGCTGGCGTGGGCGTGCGCGTCGACCAGCAGCACGTCGCCGGGGCCGCAGCTGGTGGACAGCACGGCCAGGTTGGCGTTCACCCCGGCCGAGGTGAGGACGGCGTCCTCGGTGCCGTAGTGCTCGGCGAGCTCGGCCTCCAGCGTCAGGTGCAGCCGCGTCGTCCCGTTGAGCATCCGGCTGCCGGCGCTGCTGGTGCCGTACTGGCGCAGCGCGCCGACCGCGGCCTCGACGACCTGCGGGTCGCCGGCCAGGCCGAGGTAGTTGTTGGTGCCCAGGTTCACCCGGGTGCGGCCGTCGTCGAACAGGGTCAGCGGCTGCGGCGCGCCCGCGGTGGGCACGGCATGGGTGGGCCGGCCCTCCTGGTCGTGGCGGCGCAGCAGGGCGGCGAACTCGCTGCGCAGCAGCGGGGCGAACGGGTCGCGCCGGGCGGGGACCGGGTGGGCGTGCACGAGCTGGGTTCCTCCTCGTCGCCGCGAGGGGCCGCAGCGGTGCTCCACCGACCCTGGCGGCCCGCACGCTCCGTGGTCAACGACGGTCGCCCGGTCCGGTCGGGGGTCACCCGACCCGGCGACACGCCCGTCCCCCGCGCACGCCCCGTGACGGCGCGCGACGCAGCCGACCGGGTGACGTCACCCGACCGTGCCCACCCGGCCGGGCTCACCCGGCCGGGCTCGACCGGTCAGCGGGCGCGCAGCCTCATCGGCGCGCGGTAGCGGTCGCCGGAGCCGCGGGTGAGCTGCCGCGTGGCCCGGCCGGGGTCGGCAGCGGTGCGCATCTCGGCCATCGCCGCGGCGTAGGCGTCGACGAGGGAGTCGGTGGTGCGGTCCCAGCTGAAGGCGCTCGCGTGCCGGCGGGCGCCGACGGCCAGCAGCTCGTGCCGGGCCAGCACCCCGCGGACGGCGGCGGCGTAGTCCTCGGGGTCGCGGCTGTCGACCAGCAGGCCGGAGACGCCGTCGGCGACGGCGGTGGGCAGGCCGCCGACCGCCGCGGCCACGACCGGCGTGCCGCA belongs to Modestobacter sp. L9-4 and includes:
- a CDS encoding response regulator transcription factor — protein: MTRVLVVEDEESFSDALSYMLRREGYDTVVAATGTDALVEFDRAGADIVLLDLMLPGLSGTEVCRSLRAKSSVPIIMLTAKDTEIDKVVGLELGADDYVTKPYSARELVARMRAVLRRGAEAEVSTEATLAAGPVRLDVDRHVVAVDGAPVSLPLKEFDLLELLLRNAGRVLTRGQLIDRVWGADYVGDTKTLDVHVKRLRAKLEPDPANPRYLVTVRGLGYKFEA
- a CDS encoding cell wall metabolism sensor histidine kinase WalK; protein product: MDPLVALLVGVVFGLLLASAVAVVVASPRARQRREARRSGQSTPREADRTELRADEEGALSRRLVDLMDPAVMVLGADDAVLVANPSARALGILRGDRVLVPGLVDVARDVQVSGSRRADVALPGDLVGTGPRMVGVHGIRLGTGPVVQPGPVALVLQDVTEARRVEAVRRDFVANVGHELKTPVGALALLAEAVQGAADDPETVQRFAARMQHEADRLARLVRELIDLSRLQGAEPLPELVPVAVGTVVAEAVDRTRAAAAAKDIQLAVAAQPGLVVRGAEAQLATALTNLLANAVAYSPPGTTIAVGARARSGFAEIAVTDSGIGIPRSDRSRVFERFYRVDQSRASATGGTGLGLAIVKHVASNHGGSVTVWSEEGLGSTFTLRIPLAAGIEEPHDDAAPERPPVPPLHPTRGIDAPDNTDHGPAGAGTRGRQ
- the phoU gene encoding phosphate signaling complex protein PhoU translates to MLRESYREELDDINACLVEMANSVGSAMSTATTALLDADVALADLVIAGDERIDAVRESIEERCFTLLARQQPVATDLRAITTAMRIVADLERMGDLAEHIAKVARMRFPEHAVPQEVRPIFLEAGHVAESLVAKAGTVIAKRDVEAAIELEAEDDVMDQLHKSMFRELLSEEWPHGIEAAIDVTLLGRYYERFADHAVSVARRVVYLVTGERPLSTPAETH
- a CDS encoding phosphoglyceromutase → MTSSGTLILLRHGESEWNKANLFTGWVDVELSEKGRAEAARGGRLLAEQGLLPDVLHTSLLRRAITTAELALAAADRQWVPVRRSWRLNERHYGALQGKDKAATLAEYGEEQFMTWRRSYDTPPPPIEAGSEFSQDADPRYAALPPEVRPATECLADVVVRMLPYWYDAIVPDLRAGKTVLVTAHGNSLRALVKHLDGMGDAEVVGLNIPTGVPLRYDLDDDLRPTTPGGQYLDPDAAAAAIEAVKNQGKK
- a CDS encoding aminotransferase class I/II-fold pyridoxal phosphate-dependent enzyme, with translation MHAHPVPARRDPFAPLLRSEFAALLRRHDQEGRPTHAVPTAGAPQPLTLFDDGRTRVNLGTNNYLGLAGDPQVVEAAVGALRQYGTSSAGSRMLNGTTRLHLTLEAELAEHYGTEDAVLTSAGVNANLAVLSTSCGPGDVLLVDAHAHASLHAAAAASRGTVARFTHNSAASLERRLSALDPEAGAVVVVDGVYSMSGESAPLAAIAGLCRRFGARLVVDEAHGLGVLGEHGRGAAEAAGVLDRVDAVTVAFSKSLASVGGAVMTSRAVAEGIRCSAMPYVFSAANDPAAVAAALASLRVLRREPERMQRLRDNGDLLRRVLTECGAAPLPGRGAVIAVPTGEDEVTRAAWAAAHDAGVYTNAVVHPAVPRGKGVLRLAVMATHTEEQLHRAGELVAAAVLATRAPAHAGRDRDVVAMA